In Gavia stellata isolate bGavSte3 chromosome 33, bGavSte3.hap2, whole genome shotgun sequence, the DNA window gggggagccgggggtgCGTGTGgcagggggtgggagggggtaCGTGAGTGTGCAAGGGTGGAGCTGGCGGGGGGGCGCGTGTGCCTGGGCACGCGTGTGTGCACGCGTGTGTGAGCGTGCAAGAGTGTGGGAGCGTGTGGGAGCGGACGTGCGCACACGGAGGAGTTTGGGAGCGGGTGTGCGTGCGTGTACGTGCAGGTGGGAGCGTGCTGGGGCGTGCACACGTGTGTGCAAGGGTGTGGGAGCACGCaggggtgtgcgtgtgtgtgtgcaagggTGTGGGAGCACGCaggggtgtgcgtgtgtgtgtgcaagggTGTGGGAGCACGCAGGCAcgcgtgtgtgcgtgtgcagTCAGTGGAAGCTTGCGAGAGCGGACGTACGTGTGTGCAGGCGTGTAGGAGCCTGCAGGAGCATGTGTGCGTGTGCAGGGGTgagggagtgtgtgtgtgcgcgtgtgcaAGCGTGTGGGAGCGTGTGAGAGCAGGCAGGGGTGTGCACGTGCGTGTGCAAGGGTGCGGGAGCGTGTGAGAGCAGGCGTGGAAGcggtgggagcaggcaggagcgTGTGTGCAAGGGCGTGGGGGCACACAGGGATCCATGCGCGTGTGCAAGCAGGGGGGAGCGTGCATTGGTGTGTGCAAGGGGGTGGGAGCACGTGTGTGCTGACGTGTGGGCATTGGGGGGGGGTGCAAGCAGGTGGGAgcggggggggtgtgtgcaCGGGTGCGGGAGCGCACCAGGAGCTGCCGGGGGCACGGGGGCTGTGTGTGTCAGTGTGTTGCAGCGTCACACGTGTTTTACAGCTCACACAGGCGTGTTGGCATATGTTCCTGCACAACCATGCATGTTGTGGCATGTGGACTCATGGTTTAGGGCACACGTGCAATGAGGGTTGTGTAACTCCATGTGCACACACTATGGGGTCTGTGCATGCGCGTTACGGTATGCTGATACATGCACATGCATGTTACAGCATGTTGCTGCATGTGCGTGCGTGTTACGGTGTGTGgttgcatgcacacacacgttATGGCGTGTGTACTCGTGTTGCAGGGCAGTACAGTGTGTGCAGCTGTTGTACACGGTTCCGGGTGTCTGTGCACGGACCATGTTGTGTCTGTGCACGGACGCACGCGTGTTGCGGGGTGTGCACACATGTTGCGGTGTGTGCACGCGTGTTGCAGAGTGTGCACATGTGTTATTGCATGTTGCCGCATGTCCCGGTGGTGCCgcggtgctgggcagccccatTTTCCCCCACACCCACAGCTGTGGCTGCGAGAGCCCGAGACCAGGGGCGCGGGTGCCCCccggcacccatgggtgcccctgCGCACCTGCGGGTCGGGCGCTCGCCCTTAGATGTGgtgggggctggcagctgcGCGGGGCCGGCGCAGGTGACACCGACAGGGACATGGACGGGGACACGCAGGTGGCCCCGCTCCCGTGCTGCCCCCAGCCGCAGCCCCGCTGCTTTGGcgctggggaaactgaggcaggggcgccggcacccctgggtgctggggccgGGGTCCCCAGaggtcccctccttcccttccgTGTCATGGCGTGTTGGCCTGTGCCATGACGTGTCTGCCCGTGTCATGGTGTGTTTTGCCGTGACGCCGCGCTGGGGGGGGGTCGGGAGCGCCAGGTCGTCCCCTCGCCCTGGGGACGGTGGGTGTTGATGGGTGCCAGCAGGTCCCCatgggagctgggggggctgagggtgccggtgggtgtccccagggctgaCGGGTGCTGGTGGCTGCTCACGGAGCTGACGGGTGCCAGTGGGTCCCTGCGGGGCTGATGGCTGCTAACGGGTGCCCGTGGGGCTGATGGGTGCCCATGGGTGCCCGTGGAGCTGGTGGGGGCCAGTGGGTGCCCTGGGGCCAGCGGATCCCTGTGGGGCTGATGGGTGCTGGTGCGGCCGATGGGTACCAGTGGGTGCTGGTAGGTGCTGGTGGGGCTAATGGGTGCCAGCAGGTCCCCATGGGGCTGACGGCTACCGGTGAGtgctggtgggtgctggtggggctgaTGGGTACCAGTGGGTGCCGATggggctggtgggtgctggtggggctgaCGGGTAACGGTGGGTGCCCCTGGGACTGATGGGTGCTGGTGGATGCTGGTGGGTGCTAGTGGGAGTGATGGTACCGGTAGGTGCTCATggtgctggtgggtgctggtggatgctggtgggtgctgggggggatgACAGGTACCGTTGGGTGCCCATggtgctggtgggtgctggtgAAGCTGACAAGTCCCGGTGGGTGCCCATggggctggtgggtgctggtggATGCTGGTGGGCGTTGGTGGGGCTGACGGGTATCGTTGGGTGCCCATGTTGCTGGCGGGTGTCCGGGGTAACCGGTGCCCGCAGGTGCAGGTGGGTGCCGTGGGAGCAGCGGGTGCTGGCGGGTGCCAGCGGGgaggcgtggggctgggcgAGACCTCGATGACCTCTCGCCGCCGGTTCCCGGCAGGAGCAGCACCCGAAAGCGGCGCTTCCTGGCAGCCGCCGGCGCCGGCACCGTTGACTAATGTGGGtgccggggcgcggggctgaCTCAAAGCGCCGAATTCCCAGGGCCCCTCCGGGCCGGCGTCGCCGCGGGGGTCCCCGGTGCCCGGCCGCCAGCGCCGGATGCGagggcggccgccgggccccAAAACTGGGGCGGGTGGAAAAAGCCGACGAAGCGGATTCGGCCCCGGGAGGAAGAGGTGCGGgcgtgtgcatgcgtgtgcgCGCGTGAAGGAGCGGTTGCTGGCGTGCACAAGCGTGCGAGAGCGGGTGCGAGGGTGCGAGGGCGTGCGGGAGCGTGCGAGAGCGTGTGCGAGCATCGGCGTACACGTACCAGCCTGTGCAAGCATCCCCGAGCGTGCGAGAGCGTGTGCGAGCACGTGCAGGTGTGCGCTGGTGTGTGCAAGCACACATGAGCGTGCACAAGCATTTGTGAACACGTGCAAGCGTGCATGAATGTGTGCAGGCATGGACAAGCGTgcagcaggctgcaggagcGCGCAGAAGCATTCACAGCTTTGCACAGCCCTTTGCGAACGTGCACAAGCGCAGGCAGGCGTGCCCAAGCGCGCGTGTGTGACTGAGGGGGTGTGCATGTGCCCACGCGTGCCCGAGCGTGCGTCAGCCCCCCTCGACATCCCTGTGCTCGAATGACGGCGTGCGGGCGGGCACAAGTGTGCCCGTACGAGCGTGTGAGTGTGCAAGCGTGTGcgagcaggcaggagggggctCAGGCACGTCTGAGTGTGTGCAAGCGTGTGCAAGGGTGCACGGATGTGCGCGTACGTGCACAAGCGTGTGCAGGGCAGAGGGTGACAAGCCGGTGGCAGGCTGGGGGCAAGAGCCCTCGGAGCGGGAGGGGTCTCCTGGGGCTCCAGGGCATCTCCGGGGTTGGGGTGTCCCCCAGCTGCAGTGTCCCCACCCTGGTGTCCCCAAGCACCAGTGTCCCCCCAGTTCTGGCATGTTTGCTctggtgtccccccccagctccGGTGTCCCGTCAGGCTCtactgtgtcccccccccagctccagtGTCCCCTCTGGCTCTGGTGTCCCCCCCCACCTCCGGTGTCCCCTCTGGCTCTGGTGTCCCCCCCCACCTCCGGTGTCCCCTCTGGCTCTGGTGTCCCCCCCCACCTCCGGTGTCCCTTCTGGCTCTGCTGTGTCCCCCCTCAGCTCCAGTGTCCCCTCTGGCTCTGGTGTCCCCCCACTTCCCCAGCCCcggtgtccccagccccattgTCCCCCACTCCCATGGCTCCGGTGCCCCCCATCCCCATGACCGCACCCCGTGGCCCCCTGCCCACCGGTGGGTGCCGGGGCTGTGCCCGGGCCATGCCGGCTgtgccggggcggcgggcgcctTCCTGCGAGGTGGGGCCACGTCCCAGTTGTGGCTTCGCTGGCGCTCGCTGCCGCTGCGGTTTCGGCAGCCCCCGTCGTCCGGCAGGGCCCACCCTGCCCTGGGGCCACGGGGGGACGCCTGGGGGGCACCCACGGGCTCCTGGGGGGGACCTGAGCGCCTGGAGGGCGCTGGAGCCCATGGGGTGCCATAGGAGTCCATGGGGCGCCATAGGAGTCCATGGGGTGCCATAGGAGCCCATAGGTGCCACGGGAGCCCATAGGGACCAGGTGAGCCTGTAAGTGACATCGGGGTCCGCAGGGGACAGCGATACCCGTAGGGGACACATGAGCCCGTGGAGTCCCGGTGAGAACCTGGGTGGCAGACGTGGTCCCGGAGAGGACACGTGGTCCCACAGGGCCCTCAGGAGCCCAGGGGGTGACACGGGAACCCAGGGGGTGACACGGGAACCCAGGGGGGACGTGAGCCCACAGGGGACACGGGAGCCCACAGCGGCCACGTGAGCCCGTGTGGTGACACGTGAAGCCGTGAAGGACGCGCGAGCCCAAGGGGACACCTGGTCCCACAGGGGACACGTGAGCCCAGGGAGCGCATGTGGGGACACAGATGGCGCACGCGGTCCCACGGGTGCCACGTGAGCCCGGAGGGGCTGTGAGCTCCCCGTCAGCCCGGGGGACCCCTCGGGGCGGGTGCCCACGCCGTCCCTCCCGCCCGCAGCTCACATCGAGGTGATCCCCTGCAAGATCTGCGGGGACAAATCCTCGGGGATCCACTACGGCGTCATCACCTGCGAGGGCTGCAAGGTGGGCCGGGTgccgggggtgctgggggtgccgggggtgccgggggtgcCGGCCAGGCGGTGACCCCCGGCGCAGGGCTTTTTCCGGCgcagccagcagagcagcctgAGCTACGCCTGCAGCCGCCAACAGAACTGCCCCATCGACCGGGCCAGCCGCAACCGCTGCCAGCACTGCCGCCTGCAGAAGTGCCTGCGCCTCGGCATGTCCCGCGACGGTGGGTGCCCACCCCGGGCCGCGggtgcagccccctccccagagctgggtgcctcccctgccccagagcGGGGTGCATCCCTCACCCCACAGCCGGGTGCATCCCCTGCCCCGTACCTGGGTGCACCCCGCTCGGCCCCATTCCCACCCGGCCGTGCCCCCGTGGGACACCCCGGGGGGCCACAGTGTCCCCGGGAGGAAGCGGAGGGGCCGTGGGTGCGCCCGGAGGAAGCTGGGTGGCGGGAGCCGCCGCGGCACACGCGTGGGGCTGGAAAGCCCCGGTGCCACGTCTATGTAGGTCGCGGGGAGCCGGGCCAGTGCACGCACATGCATGCAGACACGCGTGTACCAGGCGTGTCCCCCACTGCTGCCGCCTCTCCCCGCAGCCGTCAAGTTCGGCCGCATGTCCAAGAAGCAGCGGGACCGGCTGCACGCCgaggtgcagcagcagctggagcagcggcagcgggagcGGGTGGCCGATGGGGCACCTGCCATCCCCCTGGGGCTGGCGGGGTGCCGGGGCCACCCGCTGaccccccccggcaccctggGGTGTCCCGGCACCCGCCACGGCGGGACGGAGGGCAGGGCTGGTCCCACGGCAGAGGTAGAGCCGGGGCAGCTGGAGGGGCCCAAGCGGGGTctggatggggacagggacagggacggggacagggacggcCCCGACCTCTACCCCCACCCCGACGTCGGCAGCCTCCTGGAGTCACCCACATCCTCCAGCGTGGAGATCGGTGAGTCGCTGGGTGCCACGTGCCCGTGGGGGCTGGGTCTGTCACCCGCGGGCGTTCAATGGTGGTGGGACCTGGCTCCATCACCCGTGGGTGCTCCACGGTGGTCGGACCTGGCTCCtccacccatgggtgctggatGGTGGTGGGACCTTGCCCATCGGGGACATGGTGAGGGCTGCCTgccctgtccccgtccccgaGCCCccgtccccgtgtccccgcaGAGCACCTCACCCAGAACGTCCTCAAGTCGTACCGGGAGACCTGCCAGCTCCGCGCCGAGGACCTGCAGCTCCGGCGCTGGGACACCTTCTCCCGCGAGGAGGTCTGCGCCTACCAGAAGAAGGTGAGGCCAccggggtggggacagggaaggggacACGGCGGTCCCCAGGGCACCCAGAGGGTGCCGAGGGCCGGGTGCCCCGGGTTCCGGCGTGGTGCAGAGCGATGGGGACGTTCTCGGGGGCTTCGGGGGGGTCTGGGGTGGGGGTGACGGCCGGTCCCGCAGTCGATGGAGGAGATGTGGCAGCGCTGCGCCGGGCGCATCACCGAGGCCATCCAGTACGTGGTGGAGTTCGCCAAGCGCCTGCGCGGCTTCATGGACCTCTGCCAGAACGACCAGATCGTCCTCCTCAAAGCGGGTACGGGGCCAccgtgtcccctgtcccctgccccagggccaCCCCATCCCCTCGTCCCCAGCCCTGAGGCCAccctgtccccctgtccccagccccggggccaccatgtccccctgtccccagccccacagtcCCTGCTGCCCCTGTCTCCACAGCCCTGGTGTCCCCGGACGATGGGATCCTCTGGTCCCATCAGGGAGGTGACAGTCCCTACAGGATGCCATGGCCCCATTGGGAGGTGGCAGTCCCCAAGGGGTGGTGTGGTCCCACCAGGGAGGTGACAGTCCCATGGGTGCCACCAGGGAGGGGACAGTCCCCAAGGGCCACCCTAACCCCACTGGGGAGGTGACAGCCCCCAGGGCTGGTGCCGCAGGGGCACCGACCCAACCCCGAGCGGCGGCACCATGGGGCCCTGTGTCCCCGGTGCCaccgtccctgtccccgtcctgCTGCCGGGTGGTGGCAGGTGCCATGGAGGTGGTGCTGGTGCGCATGTGCCGAGCCTTCAACTCCGACAACCGGACCGTCTTCTTCGAGGGCAAGTACGCCGGCGCCGAGCTCTTCCGATCCCTGGGTAGGGCTGGGGACGCGGTGGGGGGGACTCACATGGGGGGACACGTGGGGACACGCGGTGACAAGGGTCCCCCCAGGCTGCCACGAGCTCATCGGCTCCATCTTCGACTTCGCCCAGAGCCTCTGCGCTCTGCACTTCTCGGAGAGCGAGGTGGCCCTCTTCAGCGCCCTCGTCCTCATCAACGCCAGTGAGGGACCCCCCCGTCCCCCCtgccccgtgcctcagtttccctccccGGCCCCGTAGGAGCCCAAACGAGGGTTTGCCCAAAACCCCGTGGTTTTCTCCTAAagcgggtgctggggctgggtgtCCTGAGCTGGCCTCTGCTGTCCCCCCGCCCTGTCCCCGTGGTGTCCCCACAGTGTGCCTCTCCTGCCGCGCGCTCTGTCCCagctggtccctgtccccacccctgtccccagccctggccctgtCCTGTCGTGGTCCCCATCTtgtccccatcctcatcccatcTTGCCACGGTCCCagctctccccatccctgtcaccatcctgtccctgtccccatccttggCCATGCCgatccctg includes these proteins:
- the RORC gene encoding nuclear receptor ROR-gamma gives rise to the protein MSRDAVKFGRMSKKQRDRLHAEVQQQLEQRQRERVADGAPAIPLGLAGCRGHPLTPPGTLGCPGTRHGGTEGRAGPTAEVEPGQLEGPKRGLDGDRDRDGDRDGPDLYPHPDVGSLLESPTSSSVEIEHLTQNVLKSYRETCQLRAEDLQLRRWDTFSREEVCAYQKKSMEEMWQRCAGRITEAIQYVVEFAKRLRGFMDLCQNDQIVLLKAGAMEVVLVRMCRAFNSDNRTVFFEGKYAGAELFRSLGCHELIGSIFDFAQSLCALHFSESEVALFSALVLINANRPWLQEQAKVARLQGHLEVAFRLLLRRTHREGLLARLPPQGRLRALCSQHVEQLQAFRRLHPGVLHAAFPPLYRELFASEAETPGSTR